From Camelina sativa cultivar DH55 chromosome 7, Cs, whole genome shotgun sequence, one genomic window encodes:
- the LOC104704539 gene encoding probable folate-biopterin transporter 7: MSSDDHVGETHGRRDPIRWLLGFGFFVQGFRGFPWLGANFFLTDELRVNPSVLQLLQNSANLPMVAKPIYGIVSDAVYFFGEHRIPYIAIGALSVYLLLSNLGASLVEVANDAIVAEAGKQKGSGELPSFVWMASSLGGIFGNLLGGIVIKTFSARSTFLVFGILALLQFLVTVNMREKSLHLPENHPSPAGIRKHLSDLSHVLRKPEISYSIAWFALSTALVPVLTGTMFFYQTKFLKIDASLLGISKVFGQIAMLLWGLAYNRWLKTVPPRKLITAIQVTIVKVNQKPNFETEVFKPKAFDQSRPNNIQSKKPTETATLQRSTAKDKKEEPSSSHVTPEDKEASWRTDSKVETKNAFDALSSLPDGDKCQEN; the protein is encoded by the exons ATGAGCAGCGATGATCATGTCGGAGAAACCCATGGTCGGCGTGACCCGATCCGGTGGTTGCTCGGTTTTGGTTTCTTCGTACAAGGATTTAGAGGTTTCCCATGGCTTGGAGCCAATTTCTTCCTCACAGATGAGCTCCGTGTGAATCCTTCAGTGCttcagcttctccagaactcaGCCAATCTTCCAATGGTCGCTAAACCTATCTACGGCATCGTTTCAGACGCAGTCTACTTCTTTGGCGAGCATCGAATCCCATACATAGCCATTGGTG CTTTGTCGGTATATCTTCTCCTTAGCAATCTCGGTGCTTCATTAGTAGAAGTTGCAAACGATGCAATTGTTGCTGAGGCCGGAAAGCAAAAAGGCTCCGGTGAGCTACCTTCGTTTGTTTGGATGGCTTCTTCTCTTGGTGGAATCTTTGGAAACCTTTTAGGTGGTATTGTTATCAAAACGTTTTCCGCGCGGTCAACGTTCCTCGTGTTTGGGATTCTCGCTCTTCTTCAGTTCTTGGTAACTGTAAACATGAGAGaaaaatctcttcatcttcCGGAGAATCATCCATCACCAGCTGGTATCAGAAAACATCTCTCTGACCTTTCACACGTGTTGAGGAAGCCCGAGATTTCTTATTCCATTGCCTGGTTTGCTTTATCGACCGCTCTAGTTCCTGTTCTGACAGGGACAATGTTCTTTTACCAAACAAAGTTTCTGAAAATCGATGCGTCACTCCTAGGGATCTCCAAGGTCTTTGGTCAAATCGCAATGCTCTTATGGGGTCTTGCATACAATCGTTGGCTAAAAACTGTCCCGCCCAGGAAACTGATTACAGCCATTCAGGTAACGATAGTGAAGGTGAATCAAAAGCCTAACTTTGAAACAGAGGTTTTCAAACCAAAGGCTTTTGATCAGTCAAGGCCCAACAACATTCAATCAAAGAAGCCCACCGAGACTGCAACTCTGCAACGGTCGACTGCAAAAGATAAGAAGGAGGAACCTTCGAGCAGCCACGTCACACCTGAAGACAAAGAAGCAAGCTGGCGTACAGACTCGAAGGTTGAAACGAAGAACGCCTTTGATGCTCTCAGCTCTCTACCTGATGGTGACAAATGTCAGGAGAACTAG